From a region of the Candida albicans SC5314 chromosome 1, complete sequence genome:
- a CDS encoding uncharacterized protein (Protein with predicted serine/threonine kinase and tyrosine kinase domains; possibly an essential gene, disruptants not obtained by UAU1 method; Spider biofilm induced), which produces MSISSTASTSTTTFYPTSNRTSIDTTATSINNDYVNTNKPTRLSTTSSLFTIDSELNDLYPELPSNFKLIELLGEGAFSSVYKAIDISKNNMIVAIKIINKINLNSKQLQNIINEINILKQINYHHHPNIIELLGVIDGINQTFLILEYCDGGEIFDQILKYTYLSEPLSYHVFKQILNALQYLHNTLNIVHRDLKPENLLFNKIPFFKRGINDNNLEKYLRKSDDINEKIDEGEFKYGIGGGTIGVIKLADFGLAKQLNDKNIAQTPCGTTGYTAPEVFQCRNNNNNNNNNNNNNNSNNSNKSSGGSGSGSGSIYHQLFKSSKSKVKTKSKQLSITNYSKSVDIWSLGCVLYTLLCGFPPFYNDDIEILTNNVINGKFEFLKPWWDEISNDAKDLVSKMLIIDPNERITIDEIWNHPWILKHMNNESKQRQQKQEEEEEEVPGYFPNHNKNTNIIKQTIFENVHEDIINPINKEKEEEDDDYSLSLAPPPPSQQIFSKSPRAIAIKKVFDNPAMTTNKSIKNKASICHGDNNDDDIYFANQEEEKEPLSFFIEDIAELDEEDEEIESEVTNDSDDSDSDSDEDVNVNVNEINEHLKIMGDLPFKTRKNHHDYIKTPYPKLISFKDVFNLNKINSPQEDNEEEEEEEEDLKNQFHRFKLSSQNLNSLNKSNGIDNLHKNSINDNDSDDTTSTTTTNSSILSNTPTYTTTNNNNNNNNSIDNYGRSPLRTNNNDNQLIDNHDEHDDTTTTNIPNHETRSSSIISGLNGDFKFTLNLTNSNLLTRRKNSNNIISPITSSSSSTTSSSIIINPIKSIKPTTSNIGDATTTIINTNATATII; this is translated from the coding sequence ATGAGTATTTCATCAACTGCTAGTACATCAACTACTACTTTTTATCCTACCAGTAATAGGACTTCAATAGATACTACTGCTActtcaatcaataatgattatGTCAACACTAATAAGCCTACTAGACTATCGACGACTTCAAGTTTATTTACTATAGATTCcgaattaaatgatttatatCCAGAATTACCATCAAATTTTAAACTTATTGAATTACTTGGTGAAGGAGCATTTTCATCAGTTTATAAAGCTATTGATATCTCGAAGAATAATATGATTGTTGCgatcaaaatcattaataaaattaatctTAATCTGaaacaattacaaaatattattaatgaaatcaatatattaaaacaaattaattatcatcatcatcctaatattattgaattattaggGGTTATTGATGGTATTAATCAAAcgtttttaattttggaaTATTGTGATGGTGGAgaaatttttgatcaaatattaaaatataCTTATCTTTCTGAACCTTTATCATATCATgtttttaaacaaattttaaatgCTTTACAATATTTACATAATACGTTGAATATTGTTCATCGAGATTTAAAACCcgaaaatttattattcaataaaatcCCTTTCTTTAAAAGAGgaataaatgataataaccTAGAGAAATATTTAAGGAAATCTGAtgatattaatgaaaaaatcgATGAAGGAGAATTTAAATATGGTATAGGTGGTGGAACTATTGGTGTAATAAAATTAGCTGATTTTGGTTTAGCtaaacaattaaatgataAGAATATTGCTCAAACTCCTTGTGGTACTACTGGTTATACTGCTCCTGAAGTTTTCCAATGTaggaataataataataataataataataataataataataacaatagcaACAACAGTAATAAATCAAGTGGCGGTTCAGGTTCAGGTTCAGgttcaatttatcatcaattatttaaatcttcCAAATCTAAAGTCAAAACTAAATCCAAACAACTAAGTATAACCAATTATTCTAAATCAGTAGATATTTGGTCATTAGGATGTGTATTATACACATTATTATGTGGATTCCCACCATtttataatgatgatattgaaatattaaCTAATAATGTAATCAATGggaaatttgaatttttaaaaccTTGGTGGGatgaaatttcaaatgatgCTAAAGATTTAGTATCAAAAATGTTAATTATTGATCCTAATGAAAGAATTactattgatgaaatttggAATCATCCTTGGATTTTGAAACATATGAATAATGAAAGTAAGCAaagacaacaaaaacaagaagaagaagaagaagaagtacCAGGTTATTTCCCTAATCATAATAAGAAtactaatattattaaacaaactatatttgaaaatgttcATGAAGATATAATCAACCcaattaataaagaaaaagaagaagaagatgatgactACTCTTTATCATTGGCTCCACCTCCACCATCTCAACAAATATTTAGTAAATCACCTAGAGCAATAGCAATtaaaaaagtatttgatAATCCTGCAATGACaaccaataaatcaattaaaaataaagcaAGTATTTGTCatggtgataataatgatgatgacattTATTTTGCTaatcaagaagaagaaaaagaaccATTAagttttttcattgaaGATATTGCTGAattagatgaagaagacgaagagATTGAATCTGAGGTAACAAATGACTCTGATGATTCTGATTCTGATTCTGATGAAGATGTTAATGTTAATgtcaatgaaattaatgaacatttgaaaattatgGGAGATTTACCTTTTAAAACTAGGAAAAATCATCATGATTATATTAAAACTCCATATCCTAAATTAATTAGTTTTAAAgatgttttcaatttaaataaaattaattcaCCCCAagaagataatgaagaagaagaagaagaagaagaagatttaaagaatcaatttcataGATTTAAGTTATCTTcacaaaatttaaattcattaaataagAGCAACGGCATTGACAATTTGCATaagaattcaattaatgataatgatagtGATGATACAACATCGACGACAACAactaattcatcaatactTCTGAATACTCCTACttatacaacaacaaataacaacaacaataataataatagtataGATAATTATGGCAGATCCCCTCTACgtactaataataatgataatcaACTTATTGACAATCATGATGAACATGATGacaccacaaccaccaatATTCCAAATCATGAAACTcgttcatcatcaataatatcaGGTTTAAATGGTGATTTTAAATTCACTTtaaatttaacaaattcaaatttattaactcGACGTAAAAATAGCAATAATATAATCTCACCAATCacctcatcatcatcatctactacaagtagtagtattattattaatccaattaaatcaattaaaccaacaacttcaaataTAGGTGatgctactactacaatTATAAATACTAATGCTACTGCTAccattatttga
- the PIR32 gene encoding Pir32p (Cell wall protein, putative structural component of the cell wall; mutation leads to increased chitin content, increased virulence and resistance to stresses; macrophage-induced gene), whose amino-acid sequence MIHYLIFPILLIFFQIIKSSGYYVPANGDDWTILKPPSCKNKLPGQYIDSLPFTFGIVVNPYILNEDGDYEKPIVSKIKPSLTTTTFVTSIITTSTATAPGSKPTKTKDIIVQIHDGQVQKMKHKHDYSSGGGDDDDDDEDCFDEKNIDMAAKRDYQDMNTQEQANEDSGQVLAESDSHQQVVDQNQQINEEEEETQEQQMQEENNNTNEIEDNKVQEFETIEEIYDDIDNNESRPNNSKKYHKKRPHNNYENKHGHKDYHEDHHHNHRYKDHENGHEEDDHKWNKPKPMPEQEEQEQEQEQKPKHEKSEGYESEFVSPVYSVACYTNSTLKMTLTDGILRDSDDRIGCIVSGHQFQFDGPTPQHGAIYAAGWSVTKQGQLALGDSTKFYQCASGDFYNLYDEPIAFQCHPVTLDVVELIEC is encoded by the coding sequence AtgattcattatttgattttccccatattattaatttttttccaaattattaaatccaGCGGGTATTATGTACCAGCAAATGGTGATGATTGGACAATATTAAAACCTCCTTCatgtaaaaataaattaccAGGACAATATATTGATAGTTTACCATTCACATttggtattgttgttaaCCCTTATATTCTTAATGAAGATGGTGATTATGAAAAACCCATTGTATCTAAAATTAAACCAAGTTTAACGACGACTACTTTTGTTACTTCAATAATTACTACTTCTACTGCTACGGCTCCTGGTTCTAAACCaactaaaactaaagatattattgttcaaattcatGATGGTCAAGttcaaaaaatgaaacataAACATGACTAcagtagtggtggtggtgatgatgatgatgatgacgaagattgttttgatgaaaaaaatattgatatgGCCGCTAAAAGAGATTATCAAGATATGAATACTCAAGAACAAGCAAATGAAGATTCTGGTCAAGTATTAGCAGAATCTGATTCTCATCAACAAGTGGTtgatcaaaatcaacagatcaatgaagaagaagaagaaacacaagaacaacagatgcaagaagaaaataacaACACCAATGAAATAGAAGACAATAAGGtacaagaatttgaaactattgaagaaatttatGATGATAtagataataatgaatcaaGACCAAACAATAGTAAAAAATATCATAAAAAGAGACCTCATAATaattatgaaaataaaCATGGACATAAAGATTATCATGAagatcatcatcataatcatcGTTATAAAGATCATGAAAACGGCCACGAAGAAGATGATCACAAATGGaataaaccaaaaccaatgcctgaacaagaagaacaagaacaagaacaagagCAAAAGCCAAAACATGAGAAATCGGAAGGTTATGAATCAGAATTTGTTTCACCAGTTTATTCAGTTGCTTGTTATACCAATTCTACTTTAAAAATGACATTGACCGATGGAATTTTACGAGATTCTGATGATAGAATTGGTTGTATTGTATCGggtcatcaatttcaatttgatggACCTACTCCTCAACATGGTGCTATTTATGCTGCTGGTTGGTCGGTTACAAAACAAGGACAATTGGCATTAGGTGATTCTACtaaattttatcaatgtGCTTCTGGAgatttttataatttatatgATGAACCAATTGCTTTCCAATGTCATCCTGTTACTTtagatgttgttgaattaattgaatgttaa
- a CDS encoding uncharacterized protein (Ortholog(s) have AP-2 adaptor complex, cellular bud neck localization) — translation MSKSQPKSQMKGLTQFIVDLRNSKDQDEEDKKINLEINNIKTKFNNNNLNGYQKKKYVCKLIYIYLIGNPNLVDFGLKESFQLLQSNIFSEKKLGYIAVATLLDNEKILINGKNQKSKKFTSSKQRLNYILENIHTDLVRDLQSNNEEFNCLAIQFIASVFTINADSDNTIIKESDENSHLWLELVDMVYASVTSPISSPIVKSKASIALKSLLKLYPQVIITNNNWIPRLLKLIDDKDYSTIISSIPLLQFILSLEPQYVKSVMPSIASQLSQIVIEGKCPEPYFYYDSPAPWLIVKLLQLVEQLFLLVDQQGSQVLTIDKLDDNTINQLRQVVAKSIQNASQPIKGLPNRNSQSSILFQAVSLAVFLEASPEAISGAMNALLMLLTSNETNTRYLSLDALIKLTARSNSNYLSSSKDNFDKALNIIMKLLRDKDISVRRKALDLLYTICNFENYNIIISKLLDYFPNADFLLKSELAIKIAVMAEKFATDSTWYVTTMLKLLSIGGGSNSNGVGFMSNEVWERIVQIVVNNESLQKKTCKLLINLLRRPFDQRNVASPSQHQQQQPPPQALPLSESLIKVAAFVLGEFGDQINDIEDLNVIVQFQLLFDAYFKVSLLTRAMLLSTFLKFLVKFPNESFVPDIVDLFEIETQSIDLEIQTRAYEYLKLVTLQSDFKLAQNVIKPFPAFNNKVENPLMNRLGSVSRIVGVNRSRSLVMAKNIKSKPVSRAIPEEEEEVEEFNTTIENDPFNEESATAAATTTTTTTTTTNNNNGSHSLKLSPNWYAGYHRMLHFDAGIFYEDQLIKITYRIMKNTNELTIKFTIINNARKNINKDITGFTILNLESLANIQDPNYTLHIQTLPESTIKDKTQMEIYIKVRNIIENNESPVLSMTYMCGGSFNQLNLKFPVLLLKTITPTTLSTFEEFNKRWNQIGQLLGIEQGQFIHKVILTHRYNSSNISRLLSRVGLAIIKTTDDTLNGPIYVASAGILHTQKSNYGVLITIRGTDEIGKELQIVVRCTGGGVAEVICSTLKEIFTGKF, via the coding sequence ATGCTGAAATCTCAACCTAAAAGTCAAATGAAAGGATTGACTCAATTCATTGTTGATCTTCGAAATTCTAAAGatcaagatgaagaagataaaaaaatcaatttagaaatcaataatattaaaactaaattcaataataacaatttaaatggttatcaaaagaaaaaatacgtttgtaaattaatttatatttatttaattggGAATCCTAATTTAGTTGATTTCGGTTTAAAAGAAtcatttcaattattacaatCCAATATATTTtctgaaaaaaaacttgGTTATATTGCTGTGGCAACATTATTAGATAATGAAAAGATACTAATAAATGGTAAGAAccaaaaaagtaaaaaattCACATCTTCTAAACAACGGTTGAATTATATTCTTGAAAATATTCATACTGATCTTGTACGAGATTTACAAagtaataatgaagaattcaattgtttagccattcaatttattgcTTCAGTGTTCACTATTAATGCTGATAGTGATAATACTATCATTAAGGAATCAGATGAAAATTCTCATTTATGGTTGGAATTGGTTGATATGGTTTATGCTTCAGTTACTTCTCCAATATCAAGTCCAATTGTTAAAAGCAAAGCCAGTATAGCTTTAAAatctttattgaaattatacCCTCAAGTCATTATAACTAATAACAATTGGATCCCTAGACTTTTAAAACTTATTGACGATAAAGATTATTCTACAATTATATCATCAATCCCACTTttacaatttattttgagTTTAGAACCTCAATATGTCAAATCAGTTATGCCCTCAATAGCTTCTCAATTAAGTCAAATTGTCATTGAAGGGAAATGCCCTGAAccatatttttattatgaCTCACCAGCTCCTTGGCTAattgttaaattattacaacttgttgaacaattatttttactTGTTGATCAACAAGGGTCACAAGTGTTAAccattgataaattagatgataatacaataaatcaattgcgTCAAGTGGTAGCCAAATCTATTCAAAATGCATCTCAACCAATTAAAGGATTACCCAATAGAAATTCTCAAAGCTCTATACTTTTCCAAGCAGTTTCTCTTGCTGTATTTTTAGAAGCATCTCCCGAGGCCATAAGTGGTGCTATGAATGCATTGCTAATGTTATTGACATCCAATGAAACCAACACTAGATATTTATCATTAGATGCCTTAATCAAACTAACTGCAagatcaaattcaaattatttatcaTCACTGAAAGATAATTTTGACAAGGCCTTAAATATAATCATGAAATTATTACGTGATAAAGACATTTCAGTACGTCGTAAGGCATTAGATTTATTATACACCATTtgtaattttgaaaattacaatattattattagtaaaCTATTAGATTATTTTCCTAATGCAGATTTCCTATTAAAATCAGAATTGGCCATTAAAATTGCAGTTATGGCAGAAAAATTTGCTACTGATTCAACTTGGTATGTAACAACTATGCTTAAATTGTTATctattggtggtggaagTAATTCAAATGGAGTTGGGTTTATGAGTAATGAAGTTTGGGAAAGAATTGTCCAAATTGTCGTCAATAATGAATCTTTACAGAAAAAGACttgtaaattattgattaatttgTTAAGAAGACCATTTGATCAACGTAATGTTGCCTCACCCCTGCAAcaccaacagcaacaaccaccaccacagGCATTACCATTATCAGAAAGTCTTATCAAAGTAGCTGCATTTGTGTTGGGTGAATTTGGAGatcaaatcaatgatattgaagatttaaatgtaattgttcaatttcaattattatttgatgcatattttaaagtttcattattaacaaGAGCAATGTTACTTTCcacttttttaaaatttcttgttaAATTTCCTAATGAATCATTTGTTCctgatattgttgatttatttgaaattgaaactcAATCGATTGATTTAGAAATCCAAACTAGAGCTTatgaatatttgaaattagttACATTACAATCAGATTTCAAACTTGCCCAAAATGTTATTAAACCATTCCCAgcatttaataataaagtgGAAAATCCATTAATGAATCGACTTGGAAGTGTTAGTAGAATTGTTGGTGTTAATCGATCACGATCATTAGTCATGGcgaaaaatattaaaagtAAACCAGTTTCTAGAGCCATacctgaagaagaagaagaagtagaagAATTTAATACAACTATAGAAAATGATCCATTTAATGAAGAATCAGCAACCGCCgccgccaccaccaccaccaccacaacaacaacaactaataataataatggttcacattcattgaaattgtCACCAAATTGGTATGCTGGATATCATAGAATGTTACATTTTGATGCCGGGATATTTTATGaagatcaattgattaaaatcACTTATCGAATCATGAAAAATACTAATGAATtaacaatcaaattcaccattattaataatgctCGTAAAAACATTAATAAGGATATAACTGGATTTACCATACTCAATTTAGAATCATTAGCTAATATTCAAGATCCAAATTATACTTTACATATACAAACACTTCCTGAATCTACAATTAAAGATAAAACACAAATGGAAATTTATATTAAAGTGAGAAAtatcattgaaaataatgaaagtCCAGTATTATCAATGACATATATGTGTGGTGGAtcatttaatcaattaaatttgaaattccCCGTATTACTATTAAAAACCATTACACCAACTACATTATCCacttttgaagaatttaataaaaGATGGAATCAAATTGGTCAATTATTAGGTATTGAACAAGGTCAATTTATCCATAAAGTAATTTTAACTCATCGTtataattcatcaaatatttcTCGTTTATTATCAAGAGTTGGATTAGctattattaaaacaacTGATGATACCTTAAATGGGCCAATATATGTTGCTAGTGCTGGTATTTTACATAcacaaaaatcaaattatggAGTTTTAATAACTATTAGAGGCACAGATGAGATTGGTAAAGAATTACAAATTGTTGTTAGATGTACTGGTGGTGGAGTAGCAGAAGTTATTTGTTCTACATTAAAAGAGATTTTTACTGGAAAATTTTAA
- a CDS encoding monothiol glutaredoxin (Ortholog(s) have glutathione disulfide oxidoreductase activity, role in cellular response to oxidative stress, response to osmotic stress and mitochondrial matrix localization), with product MFRRSLLSTSRFINKSSSSLSPGLLLNNFRGNFQQSRFISTELKDALDKAVTTSPVVLFMKGTPEFPQCGFSRATIQILGQQGVDPEKFAAYNVLEDSELREGIKEYSSWPTIPQLYVNGEFIGGCDIITSMAQNGELAELLEESNALIPEENEPTTSEENQETVQSANIKPNRN from the coding sequence ATGTTTAGAAGATCGttattatcaacatcaagatttatcaacaagtcatcatcatcattatcacctggtttattattgaataatttcCGTGGCAATTTCCAACAATCACGATTTATATCCACTGAATTAAAAGATGCATTAGATAAAGCTGTTACTACATCCCCCGTAGTTTTATTTATGAAAGGTACACCAGAATTCCCACAATGTGGATTTTCTCGAGCCACTATTCAAATTTTAGGTCAACAAGGAGTTGATCCGGAAAAATTTGCTGCTTATAATGTATTAGAAGATTCTGAATTACGTGAAGGAATAAAAGAATATAGTTCATGGCCAACAATTCCTCAATTATATGTTAATGGAGAATTTATTGGTGGTTGTGATATTATCACTAGTATGGCCCAAAATGGAGAATTGGCagaattattagaagaaCTGAATGCATTAATTCctgaagaaaatgaaccAACAACATCTGAAGAAAATCAAGAGACGGTTCAATCAGCCAATATTAAACCAAATAGAAATTAA
- a CDS encoding uncharacterized protein (Ortholog of C. dubliniensis CD36 : Cd36_07090, Candida tenuis NRRL Y-1498 : cten_CGOB_00237, Debaryomyces hansenii CBS767 : DEHA2F25542g and Pichia stipitis Pignal : psti_CGOB_00186) codes for MKQSKLLDYHVSKSTKIELGLFENTLNFSNNDYGLILYPNRKTFRQHILPQLNNNNNNTNATDSILVISCMDNELLRNNFINIVPCKNYPQLIKILQDLYNCNENSPYFDNTTTTTTTTIQILDKHINYILIHNISSFFYDLQIVDQYNYQSLGFEQFNQPDKSPPPDQGNNQPYGKTGKNTKTNIQFNNDDNDDDSTKTHGYYNLLLTLVKKINRKYNCLVVLTSYDIEFDSGLVGSYLYNPNHELQRYTKLPIPFITRFTSTIHISNDANVIHVLNNSTTATAATYPTSDKIEQNKRKHISHPKWQMISKNL; via the coding sequence ATGAAACAATCGAAATTACTTGATTATCATGTTtctaaatcaacaaaaattgaattaggattatttgaaaatacattgaatttttctaataatgattatgGATTGATTTTATATCCCAATAGAAAAACATTCCGACAGCATATCCTTccacaattgaataataataataataatactaatgCTACTGATTCTATATTGGTGATATCTTGTATGGATAATGAACTTTTaagaaataatttcatAAATATTGTTCCATGTAAGAATTATcctcaattgattaaaattttacaagatttatataattgtaATGAAAATTCACcatattttgataatactacaactacaacgACAACGACAATACAAATATTAGATAAACATATtaattatatattaattCATAATATTTCATCATTCTTTTATGATCTTCAAATAGTAgatcaatataattatcaatCTCTTGGATTTGAACAATTCAATCAACCAGACAAGTCTCCACCCCCAGATCAAGGTAATAACCAACCATATGGCAAGACTGGCAAAAATACCAAGACTAATATCCAGTTTaacaatgatgataatgatgatgattctaCAAAAACCCACGGctattataatttattattaacttTAGTGAAGAAAATTAATCGTAAATATAATTGCTTGGTGGTTTTAACATCAtatgatattgaatttgatagtGGATTAGTAGGatcatatttatataatccTAATCATGAATTACAAAGATATACAAAATTACCTATTCCATTTATCACTAGATTTACATCAACTATACATATTAGTAATGATGCTAATGTCATACAtgttttaaataattctaCTACTGCTACTGCTGCCACTTATCCCACATCTGATAAGATAGAACAGAATAAACGGAAACACATTTCACATCCTAAATGGcaaatgatttcaaaaaatttataa
- the ATP7 gene encoding F1F0 ATP synthase subunit d (Putative subunit of the F1F0-ATPase complex; colony morphology-related gene regulation by Ssn6; farnesol, macrophage-downregulated protein abundance; protein present in exponential and stationary yeast growth phases; Hap43-induced), producing MSSVAKQAARKVDFNKLVNGLGLTGTTASSLTAFKKRHDEAKKEFIDLSSQSTDIDFNHYRSILKNSKVVDEIEKAVSGFKPVTIDVSKNLKNIEIFESKAIENAKLTEKSVLEEISVLQKTLKEIESARPFDQLTVDDVAAASDLEEKVTYMVKNGKWEVPGYREKFGDLAAM from the coding sequence aTGTCATCAGTTGCTAAACAAGCTGCCAGAAAAGTTGATTTCAACAAACTTGTTAATGGATTAGGATTAACTGGAACTACTGCTTCATCTTTAACTGCattcaaaaaaagacaTGATGAAgctaaaaaagaatttattgatttatcaagTCAATCTACtgatattgatttcaatcattatagatcaattttaaaaaattctaaagttgttgatgaaattgaaaaagctGTTAGTGGATTTAAACCAGTTACTATTGATGTTtctaaaaatttgaaaaatattgaaatttttgaacTGAAAGCTATTGAAAATGCTAAATTGACTGAAAAATCCGtattagaagaaatttctgttttacaaaaaactttgaaagaaattgaaagtgCTAGAccatttgatcaattaactgttgatgatgttgctgctgcttctgatttggaagaaaaagttACTTATATGGTTAAAAATGGTAAATGGGAAGTTCCAGGTTATAGAGAAAAATTCGGTGATTTGGCTGCTATGTAA